The window TACTCGACGCGAATGAACAGCCGCTTACCGACGATTCGGCTGTCGCTATCTGGGCGGAGTCAACCGCGTATAACGGCGACGAAGACGGCAACGGTGACGCCGTCAACTATCCCGGCGGAACGGACATTCCGGTCGTCGCGATCGACGGCACCGTCGTCGGACTCACCGGACCGTTCGCGGCCACCGATACCGACTTCGGCACGTACGGCAACGAGGAGTTCCTGCACAACGTCTACGACGAGTTGGTCGGCAGCGGGACGGTCCTGTACGACGAGGGGCACGGCCAGTACTACACGCGCTCGTCGAACGGCGGCGACGACTTCCAGGTCTTCGGCGACTACCTCGAGGACGGCGGCTACTCCTACGACGCGACGACCGATCTCGAGTCGGACCTCGACGACGCGGCTGCAGTTGTGATCACCTCGCCGTCGGATGCGTTCACCGACGGCGAACTCGCGGCGCTCTCGTCGTTCGTCGACGACGGCGGCGTGCTCTTCCTGCACGACCAGTCGGACTTCAGTGATTACGACGAAACGGACACCCTCAACGAAATCGCCGACGAACTCTCACTGTCGTTCCGGTTCAACGACGATCAGGTGTACGACGACCAAACCAACGACGGCGTCGAGTTCGTCCCGACCACGTCGAACTTCAACCGCGAAATGTACCCCGAGTTTTTTTCGAACCGTGACGGCATCGAGGACGACTCCGAACTGAATCCGTCGGAGCAGTACGAAGTAGACGTTGTCGAAGTCACGGACGGCGATACGGCCGACGTCCAGTTCCAAGACGGCACCGTCGAAACCGTCCGCATCCTCGGCATCGACACCCCTGAAACCGGGAACACGGACGAGCGACTCGCGGAGTGGGAAGGCATCGAAGACGGCGACGCGCTCCGCGAGAAGGCCGACGCGGCGACCGACTACGCCGTCGACAAACTCGCCGGCGAGACGGTGACCCTCTCCTTCGACGAGAACGAAGGGCTGCGGGGGAACTACGGGCGACTGCTCGGTTTTCTCGACCTTCCCGACGGCACCCGCTACAACGACGCCGTCCTCGAGGACGGCCACGCGCGAGTGTACGACTCCGGGCTCGAGGCCCACGACGAACTCTGGGACCTCGAGGCCGACGCTCGCGCGGCCGGGAGGGGACTCTGGGACCTTTCCGATCCCGCGGCGACGCCGGAGATCGGCGACGAGCCGGTGGAGGCGCTGTTCTTCCCCGAACCGGTCGAAGTCACGGGCAACGACGTTCCGGTGCGTTCCGAGAGCGGCGAGCCGCTCGTCGCCCTAGATACGGACGCCAACGTCGCTGCTATCGGCGGGCCGCTCGTCGAGGAGGACTTCGAGAGCGCCGAGGGCGGCCCGGGAATCGACGAGTTCGGCGTCTACCCGTTCCTGACGAACGTGATCGACGCCGTCGAGACGGCGACCGGCCCGGTCCTCGTCGAGGGCGGCCACGGCCAGTTCGGCGCCGACTACGCGCTGTCGGCCGAAGACGTCGCCCACTACATGCGCTACCTCGAGGGGCAGGCTCCCGCCGACGAGGCGTTCATCGGCCTCGAGGGCGTCACCGACGTGACGAGCGATCCCGGTCCCGACCTGCTCGAGAACGGTAACCCGGCAGCACGCGCACTGGTGCTCTCGA is drawn from Halopiger aswanensis and contains these coding sequences:
- a CDS encoding lamin tail domain-containing protein; protein product: MKRRTLILGFGTAAGAGAIVGSGAFSTASAERQMTVRVVDDASSFLALEPGEQNGAHVSNEDGEAVSIDFGGGDAVEGDGLGIDTAYTFDDTLHIRNQGTESVFVWTSTESDAFDDDDVYLYHEDPEAPLSDARAIEVEVGTEIPVGVFVDTTGLETDAYDIGVTIQAAGEDPNGDAPGEGGDGEADDPVSDPIPSVVLDSVSSLLDANEQPLTDDSAVAIWAESTAYNGDEDGNGDAVNYPGGTDIPVVAIDGTVVGLTGPFAATDTDFGTYGNEEFLHNVYDELVGSGTVLYDEGHGQYYTRSSNGGDDFQVFGDYLEDGGYSYDATTDLESDLDDAAAVVITSPSDAFTDGELAALSSFVDDGGVLFLHDQSDFSDYDETDTLNEIADELSLSFRFNDDQVYDDQTNDGVEFVPTTSNFNREMYPEFFSNRDGIEDDSELNPSEQYEVDVVEVTDGDTADVQFQDGTVETVRILGIDTPETGNTDERLAEWEGIEDGDALREKADAATDYAVDKLAGETVTLSFDENEGLRGNYGRLLGFLDLPDGTRYNDAVLEDGHARVYDSGLEAHDELWDLEADARAAGRGLWDLSDPAATPEIGDEPVEALFFPEPVEVTGNDVPVRSESGEPLVALDTDANVAAIGGPLVEEDFESAEGGPGIDEFGVYPFLTNVIDAVETATGPVLVEGGHGQFGADYALSAEDVAHYMRYLEGQAPADEAFIGLEGVTDVTSDPGPDLLENGNPAARALVLSTPTSELTADERSAISDFADAGGAVVLIGTAADTDALEHFEPLLEELGTDVGFTEHAVTDSNNALAGDPSVPTTSNFDDGFAELFTPFTSDDAAADSGVEITDLDEEAEYVILENTGSESVSLEGWALADAHGGEYEFSSLTLTSGETVVIYTDQTSSVPDADYDRDWGSPGYQGYVWSNDGETATLEDANGRVVDTLTY